In Treponema denticola, one genomic interval encodes:
- the nth gene encoding endonuclease III, with the protein MNLLDKDKIEEVYRRFKKNNPNPKGELHSTNIFTLLVAVVLSAQATDVGVNKATGLFFKAADTPQKMIELGEEGIREYIKTINLYPTKAKRIFELSRIIQNEYSGRVPDTMEELIKLPGVGRKTANVVLNMGFGKPAIAVDTHILRTAPRIGLSSGKTPIQVEEDLLKVTPKKYLLNAHHWILLHGRYICKARKPECENCFLSDICMKNL; encoded by the coding sequence ATGAATTTATTGGATAAAGATAAAATCGAAGAAGTATACCGCCGTTTCAAAAAAAATAATCCTAACCCGAAAGGAGAATTACATTCTACAAATATTTTTACCCTTTTGGTAGCGGTGGTACTGTCTGCACAAGCGACTGATGTCGGCGTAAATAAAGCAACGGGCCTTTTTTTTAAGGCAGCCGATACGCCTCAAAAAATGATAGAACTGGGCGAGGAAGGAATTCGCGAATACATCAAAACAATAAATTTATATCCGACGAAGGCTAAACGTATTTTTGAATTAAGCCGCATAATTCAAAATGAGTATTCAGGAAGGGTTCCAGATACAATGGAAGAACTTATAAAACTTCCCGGAGTCGGCCGCAAAACCGCAAACGTAGTTTTAAATATGGGCTTCGGAAAACCCGCAATCGCAGTAGATACCCATATTCTCCGGACAGCTCCGCGCATAGGCCTTTCATCGGGCAAGACTCCGATTCAAGTTGAAGAAGATTTACTTAAAGTTACTCCAAAAAAATATTTACTAAATGCTCACCACTGGATTCTCCTGCATGGGCGATATATCTGCAAGGCCAGAAAACCCGAATGTGAAAACTGTTTTTTGTCCGATATCTGTATGAAGAATTTATAA
- a CDS encoding MFS transporter, producing the protein MKDLRKRTFNVSGLSFLVYSLSSIAISICLVNIKRDLNFSLTEAGLFGMLCAIEQMIILFISPIFAAKFGKIKVLRTALLILTAGLFSFSKSINFFTALLSALCMGLGVANMEALLTPIVNDLYPNDTGAKMNMMHAFWPLGTCSGLIGFGYLLSIGINWRYIYIGLSIFALLICFSYPSSKKIKLPPSDGSKAAFKEIFSLPSFWLFGLSLFFAGGAEGAFAFWSATLIQLYLKASAFYAGIVTASFALGMFIGRSLNSKVLKKVSIQKAIIVSSIASFIVSLLFVFVNSLFGLAAFLFCMGLCLACLWPTIQSFAAAILPVDATALMIFLSCFGVPGYSTASFIMGIVGDKYDLFIAFITVVPVFLILVPILFIMGCKLSGSPKLKPLRKKNEFIG; encoded by the coding sequence ATGAAAGATCTACGAAAAAGAACCTTTAATGTTTCAGGCCTTAGTTTCTTGGTTTATTCTCTTTCTTCCATTGCAATCTCAATATGCCTCGTAAATATTAAAAGAGACTTAAATTTTTCGCTTACGGAAGCGGGATTATTCGGAATGCTTTGTGCTATCGAGCAGATGATAATTCTTTTTATAAGCCCCATCTTTGCTGCCAAATTCGGCAAGATAAAAGTTTTGCGCACAGCTCTTTTGATATTAACCGCAGGGCTTTTTTCCTTTTCAAAAAGCATAAACTTTTTTACTGCTCTTTTAAGCGCTCTTTGTATGGGCTTGGGCGTTGCAAATATGGAAGCCCTGCTGACTCCCATAGTAAACGATTTATATCCGAACGATACCGGTGCAAAGATGAATATGATGCATGCCTTTTGGCCATTGGGAACTTGTTCCGGTCTGATAGGTTTCGGCTATCTTCTTTCGATAGGAATAAACTGGAGATACATTTACATAGGCCTATCTATTTTTGCTCTATTGATTTGTTTTTCCTATCCTTCATCAAAAAAAATAAAACTTCCTCCTTCGGACGGAAGCAAGGCTGCCTTTAAAGAGATATTTTCCCTGCCCTCCTTTTGGCTTTTCGGCCTATCCCTTTTCTTTGCAGGAGGCGCCGAAGGAGCTTTTGCCTTTTGGTCGGCTACCCTAATTCAGCTCTATTTAAAAGCCTCTGCCTTTTATGCAGGAATTGTAACGGCGAGCTTTGCTCTCGGAATGTTTATCGGAAGATCCTTAAACAGCAAGGTCTTAAAAAAAGTTTCCATTCAAAAAGCGATAATAGTTTCTTCGATTGCTTCATTTATAGTCAGCCTATTATTTGTTTTTGTAAACTCGCTTTTCGGTTTGGCTGCCTTTTTATTTTGTATGGGTCTTTGCCTTGCATGCCTTTGGCCGACAATCCAATCCTTTGCCGCAGCCATCCTTCCGGTAGATGCAACAGCCCTTATGATTTTTTTATCCTGCTTCGGAGTTCCCGGTTACAGCACTGCAAGTTTTATCATGGGCATAGTCGGCGATAAATACGATTTGTTCATTGCATTTATCACGGTAGTACCAGTCTTTTTAATTTTGGTTCCGATTCTTTTTATCATGGGATGCAAGCTGTCGGGTTCACCTAAGCTAAAACCGTTAAGGAAAAAAAATGAATTTATTGGATAA
- the htpG gene encoding molecular chaperone HtpG: protein MAQYKFETEVNQLLSLIIHSLYSNKEIFLRELVSNASDALDKLKYLTLSDEAYKQIKFEPRIDICFDDTANTLTVRDTGLGMNEEDLKNNLGTIARSGTKAFLDQLAAADKKDSNLIGQFGVGFYSAFMAASTIDVISKKAGENDVWKWTSDGKGAYDLEKVDDTAFPIIDDVPEGANGTCVILHLNNEDSEYATRWRIEEIIKTYSDHIAFPIYLHFTEKQYDDKGKVKSEAFKIEQINDAGAIWQKPKSELKEEDYFNFYKSLSHDSQEPLLYVHTKAEGTQEYTTLFYVPSKAPFDMFHADYKPGVKLFVKRVFITDDEKELLPTYLRFVRGVIDSEDLPLNVSREILQQNRILSNIKNASVKKLLGEFKKLAENNKEKYNKFIAEFNRPLKEGLYSDYEHREELADLVRFKTTSPEVKEDEWTSFADYVSRMKSDQKAIYYITGEDEKTLRQSPHLEVYKQKDFEVLIMPDEIDDIIIPSLGKYKEWELKAANRAGSDKELNTEEETKAAEKKEKDFKPVLEKIKEVLGDKVKEVRFSKRLSDSPSCIVVDETDPSLQMERMMRAMGQFNTSAVKPILEVNADHPLVQKLKDSKDKEFVEDMSNLLLEQALLVESGELKAPVDFVKRLNRLMTNLK from the coding sequence ATGGCACAGTACAAGTTTGAAACTGAAGTGAACCAGCTTTTGTCGCTCATTATTCATTCGCTTTATTCAAACAAGGAAATCTTTTTAAGGGAGCTTGTCTCCAATGCTTCGGATGCATTAGACAAGTTAAAGTATTTAACCCTTTCCGATGAGGCTTATAAGCAGATTAAATTCGAGCCCAGAATCGATATCTGTTTTGATGACACGGCCAATACGCTTACCGTGCGGGATACCGGCTTGGGTATGAACGAGGAAGACCTAAAAAATAATTTGGGAACGATAGCAAGATCCGGAACAAAGGCTTTTTTAGATCAGCTTGCTGCTGCCGATAAAAAAGATTCCAACCTTATCGGTCAGTTCGGTGTAGGCTTTTATTCGGCCTTTATGGCAGCCTCTACCATCGACGTTATTTCCAAAAAAGCCGGAGAAAACGATGTGTGGAAATGGACTTCGGACGGAAAGGGAGCCTACGACTTGGAAAAGGTTGACGATACGGCCTTCCCCATAATAGATGATGTACCCGAAGGAGCAAACGGAACCTGTGTTATTCTTCACTTAAATAATGAGGACTCGGAGTATGCTACCCGTTGGCGTATTGAAGAAATAATTAAAACCTATTCCGACCACATCGCTTTCCCAATCTATCTTCATTTTACCGAAAAGCAATATGACGATAAGGGAAAAGTAAAATCGGAAGCCTTTAAAATCGAACAGATAAACGATGCCGGAGCTATTTGGCAAAAGCCCAAATCGGAATTAAAAGAAGAAGATTATTTTAACTTTTATAAATCCCTTTCGCACGATTCTCAAGAGCCTCTACTCTATGTGCACACAAAGGCGGAAGGAACTCAAGAATACACAACCCTCTTTTATGTTCCGTCGAAAGCACCCTTCGATATGTTCCATGCGGATTATAAGCCCGGCGTTAAGCTCTTTGTAAAGAGGGTCTTTATTACCGATGATGAAAAAGAACTTCTGCCCACATATCTCCGCTTTGTGCGCGGTGTTATAGACAGCGAAGATTTACCCCTAAATGTAAGCCGTGAGATCTTGCAGCAAAATAGGATTCTTTCAAACATTAAAAATGCTTCGGTTAAAAAACTTTTAGGAGAGTTTAAAAAGCTCGCCGAAAACAACAAAGAAAAATACAATAAATTCATCGCCGAATTTAACCGCCCCTTAAAAGAAGGCTTGTACAGCGACTATGAGCACAGGGAAGAACTCGCCGACTTGGTACGCTTTAAGACAACTTCGCCCGAAGTAAAAGAAGATGAGTGGACCAGCTTTGCCGATTATGTTTCGAGAATGAAAAGCGATCAAAAGGCTATCTATTACATTACAGGCGAAGATGAAAAGACCTTGCGCCAATCTCCTCATCTTGAAGTTTACAAACAAAAAGACTTTGAAGTTTTAATTATGCCCGATGAGATTGACGACATAATTATTCCTTCATTGGGAAAATACAAGGAATGGGAATTAAAGGCGGCAAACAGAGCCGGCTCCGACAAGGAACTTAATACCGAAGAAGAAACTAAAGCAGCCGAAAAAAAAGAAAAGGACTTTAAGCCCGTACTCGAAAAGATTAAAGAGGTACTCGGCGATAAGGTAAAAGAGGTACGCTTTTCAAAACGCCTTTCCGATTCTCCTTCATGTATAGTTGTGGACGAAACCGATCCCAGCTTGCAGATGGAAAGAATGATGAGGGCTATGGGGCAGTTTAATACAAGTGCCGTAAAACCGATTTTGGAAGTAAATGCCGATCATCCCTTGGTTCAAAAATTAAAGGATTCGAAGGATAAAGAATTTGTAGAAGATATGTCCAACCTCCTTTTGGAACAAGCCCTCCTGGTCGAAAGCGGAGAGCTAAAGGCTCCGGTTGACTTTGTAAAAAGGCTTAACAGGCTGATGACAAACTTAAAATAG
- a CDS encoding Hpt domain-containing protein, with protein sequence MYLDKAAAMELVDGDMEIYMSLLETFIEAYEKDEAEIDRLNVLLSASAETVLSDDVLRENVRKTAHKIKGSSYTVGANILGDSAKNIEKFLVEPSNIKSPANIELLDGFFAKFKENYANTLEEMKTVIA encoded by the coding sequence ATGTATCTAGATAAAGCGGCGGCGATGGAACTTGTGGACGGGGACATGGAAATCTATATGAGTTTACTTGAAACCTTTATCGAAGCCTATGAAAAAGATGAGGCTGAAATAGATCGGTTGAATGTTCTCTTAAGTGCAAGTGCCGAAACTGTTTTAAGTGATGATGTTTTACGTGAAAATGTACGGAAAACGGCTCACAAGATAAAGGGAAGTTCCTATACGGTCGGTGCAAACATCTTGGGCGACTCTGCAAAAAATATCGAAAAGTTTTTGGTTGAACCTTCAAATATTAAAAGCCCTGCAAACATTGAATTGCTTGACGGCTTTTTTGCAAAGTTTAAAGAAAATTATGCTAATACTTTAGAAGAAATGAAAACGGTTATCGCTTAA
- the uvrC gene encoding excinuclease ABC subunit UvrC: MAEITTREKLHTVALSAPKTSGVYLWKDKAGTVIYVGKAKSLKNRLSSYFTSNRDIKTRILVSRAESIEYIQTENEYEALLLENTLIKKHKPRYNINLKDGKTYPVLKLTNEEFPKVYRTRNIKNDGSKYFGPFPNVSAVDMFLTLIKHNYTLRQCKRLKKRESPCLYFHIGRCKAPCCGKISAEEYGKDIEEITLLLEGEMGDVSGTLKEKMKEAAEKKEFEKAARLRDGIQAVYALRGQNIVQDMDPESRDYIAWAFEGAMVSIAVLKMRNGRLVGRDLYRSHSLKEEGEILSEFISAYYTSANEVPPKIFIPQAAEGNALIEKWLNEELHAKTRISIIPLEKENLAAEETPAADTNSPTEIEEAASKTIGYAVKEPAPLTAQEERLNLSPAEIKHHKAALKMARFNAKEDAMRRLREQGDFAAVEDLQKRLNLPCLPQRIEGFDIAHLGGTFTVAALISFKEGNPDKKNYRIFRLKNTDGIIDDYASMREVIARRYTRLLNEGADLPDLILIDGGIGQVNAASKIVNALDLGIPVIGLAEKNEEVYFPHNSEPIILPRRSDALRLLQRIRDEAHRFSNTRNNKLRRANKLKTEFENLPHIGKKRAHVLLKAFGSTENLKTLTAQALSETAKISLKQAEEVLEAVRATNK, from the coding sequence ATGGCGGAAATTACTACGCGCGAAAAACTGCATACGGTTGCTCTCTCGGCTCCGAAAACGAGCGGGGTTTATCTTTGGAAGGATAAAGCCGGAACGGTCATCTATGTCGGAAAGGCTAAATCTTTAAAGAACCGCCTCAGCTCTTATTTTACATCGAACAGGGATATTAAAACCCGAATTCTGGTTTCCCGTGCCGAGTCAATCGAGTACATTCAAACCGAAAACGAGTATGAAGCCCTCCTCTTGGAAAATACTCTAATCAAAAAACATAAGCCGAGATACAATATAAATCTAAAAGACGGGAAAACCTATCCCGTCTTAAAATTAACCAATGAAGAATTTCCGAAAGTTTACCGCACTCGGAACATTAAAAATGACGGTTCAAAATATTTCGGGCCATTTCCGAATGTTTCAGCCGTCGATATGTTTTTAACTCTTATAAAACATAATTATACCCTGCGTCAATGTAAGCGATTAAAAAAGCGGGAGAGTCCTTGCCTTTATTTCCACATCGGAAGATGTAAGGCTCCCTGCTGCGGCAAGATAAGTGCAGAAGAATACGGTAAGGATATAGAAGAAATTACCCTGCTTTTGGAAGGCGAAATGGGAGATGTTTCCGGCACCTTAAAAGAAAAGATGAAAGAGGCGGCAGAAAAAAAAGAGTTTGAAAAAGCCGCCCGTCTCCGCGACGGAATACAGGCGGTCTATGCTCTCCGCGGACAAAACATAGTTCAAGACATGGACCCCGAAAGCCGCGATTATATCGCATGGGCCTTTGAAGGAGCCATGGTCAGCATAGCCGTTTTAAAGATGAGAAACGGACGGCTTGTCGGCCGCGACCTTTACCGTTCGCACAGCTTAAAAGAAGAAGGAGAAATTCTATCCGAATTTATATCGGCTTATTACACTTCGGCAAACGAAGTTCCGCCTAAAATATTTATCCCGCAAGCTGCCGAAGGAAACGCCCTCATCGAAAAATGGCTTAACGAGGAACTTCACGCAAAGACAAGGATAAGCATTATTCCATTAGAAAAAGAAAATCTTGCAGCAGAAGAAACACCAGCGGCAGACACAAACAGTCCTACCGAAATTGAAGAAGCGGCTTCCAAAACAATCGGCTACGCCGTTAAAGAGCCCGCACCTTTGACAGCCCAAGAAGAAAGGCTGAATCTTTCTCCGGCTGAAATTAAACACCACAAGGCGGCATTGAAGATGGCTCGCTTTAACGCAAAAGAAGATGCTATGCGCCGCCTAAGAGAACAGGGAGATTTTGCCGCTGTTGAAGACTTGCAAAAAAGGCTTAACCTGCCCTGCCTTCCGCAGCGTATCGAAGGCTTCGACATTGCTCACCTCGGCGGCACATTTACGGTCGCTGCCCTGATTTCTTTTAAAGAAGGGAATCCGGACAAAAAGAATTACAGAATATTCAGGTTAAAAAATACTGACGGCATAATCGATGACTATGCTTCAATGAGGGAAGTAATAGCCCGCCGCTATACCCGACTTCTCAACGAGGGTGCAGACCTCCCCGATCTAATTCTTATAGACGGAGGCATTGGGCAGGTAAATGCTGCAAGCAAAATTGTAAACGCCCTCGATCTCGGCATTCCGGTTATCGGCCTTGCCGAAAAAAATGAAGAGGTTTATTTTCCGCATAATTCGGAACCTATCATCTTGCCTCGAAGAAGCGATGCCCTCCGCCTTCTCCAAAGAATCCGTGATGAGGCACACCGCTTTTCAAACACAAGGAACAATAAACTCCGCAGGGCAAACAAACTTAAAACCGAATTTGAAAACCTCCCTCACATTGGAAAAAAGAGAGCCCATGTTTTGTTAAAAGCCTTCGGCAGCACGGAAAACCTAAAAACGCTAACGGCCCAAGCTCTTTCCGAAACCGCAAAGATTTCTTTAAAACAAGCAGAAGAAGTTTTGGAAGCGGTGAGGGCGACCAATAAATAA
- the selA gene encoding L-seryl-tRNA(Sec) selenium transferase, producing the protein MAKENTNPLARIPQVEKLLNEDILKNTAALIGRPFVVKKASEYLEDIRKKARAGGDVPSLKACAEEINKLCRPIIRTKITPVINATGIILHTNLGRSPLPENIWDRAKETASGYSSIEMDLRDGNRGKRFEFLNDCMSLLTGAEDALILNNNAAAVFLMLKALAGGKEVIVSRGQQVQIGGGFRIPEILEMAGCKLIEVGTTNITSLKDIQKAINENTAMVLWVHTSNYKIRGFTEQPSISEIKAILPQNIILAVDQGSGNLSLNVPEEPTVSSIIKEGADLVCFSGDKILGGPQAGWIAGKKELVQTVAKNQLMRTYRVGRAVASLMQECLILYLNGGESAAQRALLLDQKKIKKRAEKIIASLKSGAGELVQKNFSLGGGSTPDTGFSSWAVKLNTKKPCEKLKTNLREMPIPIIGFIEEDSFYIHPASIEEKYDEYVIESLNKCL; encoded by the coding sequence ATGGCAAAAGAAAATACAAATCCGCTTGCAAGGATTCCGCAAGTTGAAAAACTTTTAAATGAAGATATATTAAAAAACACGGCAGCTCTTATTGGACGGCCATTTGTCGTAAAAAAGGCCTCGGAGTATTTGGAAGACATACGCAAAAAGGCAAGGGCCGGAGGAGATGTTCCTTCACTTAAGGCTTGTGCCGAAGAAATAAACAAACTGTGCAGGCCCATAATCCGCACAAAAATTACGCCCGTAATAAATGCAACGGGAATAATCCTCCATACAAACCTCGGCCGCTCTCCCCTGCCTGAAAATATTTGGGACAGGGCAAAGGAAACGGCTTCTGGCTATTCTTCTATCGAAATGGATTTGCGGGACGGAAACCGCGGAAAGAGGTTCGAGTTTTTAAATGACTGTATGAGCCTTTTGACCGGAGCCGAGGATGCCCTCATATTGAACAACAATGCGGCGGCTGTTTTTTTAATGTTAAAGGCTCTCGCAGGCGGAAAGGAAGTCATAGTTTCCCGCGGTCAGCAGGTTCAAATAGGCGGAGGCTTCCGTATCCCCGAAATTTTGGAGATGGCAGGCTGTAAGCTCATCGAGGTCGGCACAACAAATATCACAAGCCTTAAGGACATTCAAAAAGCAATAAACGAAAACACGGCCATGGTGCTTTGGGTTCATACCTCAAACTATAAGATACGGGGCTTTACGGAGCAGCCTTCAATTTCAGAAATCAAGGCTATCCTTCCGCAAAACATAATCCTCGCAGTGGATCAGGGCTCGGGAAACCTATCCTTAAACGTTCCCGAAGAGCCTACGGTTTCTTCTATTATAAAGGAAGGAGCGGATTTGGTTTGCTTTTCGGGAGATAAGATTTTGGGAGGGCCGCAGGCAGGCTGGATTGCCGGCAAAAAAGAACTCGTCCAAACCGTAGCTAAAAATCAGCTCATGCGTACCTACCGAGTAGGCAGGGCAGTAGCAAGCCTTATGCAGGAATGTCTCATCCTCTATTTAAACGGAGGAGAATCGGCAGCTCAAAGAGCTCTCCTTTTAGATCAAAAGAAAATAAAGAAGCGTGCCGAAAAAATAATTGCAAGTCTAAAAAGCGGAGCCGGAGAATTGGTGCAAAAAAACTTTTCCCTGGGAGGAGGCAGCACCCCCGACACGGGCTTCAGCTCTTGGGCCGTAAAACTAAATACAAAAAAGCCTTGCGAAAAACTAAAAACGAATTTACGCGAAATGCCGATCCCGATAATAGGTTTTATCGAAGAAGACTCTTTTTATATTCATCCTGCAAGTATCGAAGAAAAATATGATGAATATGTAATCGAGTCTTTAAACAAGTGTTTGTAA
- a CDS encoding YbaN family protein, whose protein sequence is MKVINIVWIILGFLCFVLGVLGIILPILPTTPFFMVTVVCFAKGSERLKRWFMGTSFHKKYIQSFYEKKGMALKNKIIILSFASIMLAAAFYFSAKPYARILIACVFLAKYYVFIFRIKTLSAEEKSAIKADAGCVEER, encoded by the coding sequence ATGAAAGTGATAAATATCGTTTGGATTATTTTAGGTTTTTTATGCTTTGTCTTAGGTGTTTTGGGTATCATATTACCTATTTTACCGACAACGCCTTTTTTTATGGTAACAGTTGTATGCTTTGCAAAGGGCTCGGAAAGGTTAAAAAGATGGTTTATGGGTACCTCTTTTCATAAAAAATACATTCAAAGCTTTTACGAAAAAAAGGGCATGGCTCTAAAAAACAAGATTATCATACTTTCCTTTGCTTCAATCATGCTTGCCGCCGCTTTTTATTTTTCGGCTAAGCCCTATGCCCGAATCTTAATAGCCTGTGTGTTTTTGGCTAAATATTATGTTTTTATCTTTAGGATAAAAACTCTTTCTGCTGAAGAAAAATCGGCAATAAAAGCAGATGCGGGCTGTGTTGAAGAAAGATAA
- a CDS encoding nitrous oxide-stimulated promoter family protein, which translates to MRAVLKKDKKEQEKKLIAIMINMYRSFKGREMSDDELDELLLYASKRIEACPYRRNNEKKPFCNVCPIHCYKSDMREKIKKVMRYAGPRLLFKHPVLSLKHLFKTIYAKKHPPKPPKRFN; encoded by the coding sequence ATGCGGGCTGTGTTGAAGAAAGATAAAAAAGAACAAGAAAAAAAGCTCATTGCTATTATGATAAACATGTACCGCTCTTTTAAAGGACGGGAAATGAGTGATGATGAACTTGATGAGCTTCTTCTGTATGCATCTAAAAGGATTGAAGCCTGTCCCTATCGAAGAAATAATGAAAAAAAGCCTTTTTGTAATGTCTGCCCTATTCATTGCTATAAAAGCGATATGCGTGAAAAAATTAAAAAGGTAATGAGATATGCTGGGCCGAGGCTTTTATTTAAACATCCCGTTTTAAGTTTAAAGCATCTTTTTAAGACGATTTATGCAAAAAAGCATCCTCCGAAGCCTCCGAAAAGATTTAATTAA
- the rpsL gene encoding 30S ribosomal protein S12, with amino-acid sequence MPTINQLIKKGRKSAAVKTKSPALQSCPQKRGVCTSVKTITPKKPNSALRKVARIRLSNGIEVTAYIPGIGHNLQEHSVVLVRGGRVKDLPGVRYHIIRGTKDALGVEDRKRGRSKYGAKRPKA; translated from the coding sequence ATGCCTACAATTAATCAATTGATAAAGAAGGGCCGCAAATCTGCTGCAGTTAAGACAAAGAGTCCTGCCTTGCAGTCTTGCCCCCAAAAGCGCGGTGTTTGCACCAGCGTTAAGACGATTACGCCTAAAAAACCGAACTCGGCCTTAAGAAAGGTTGCCCGTATCCGTTTAAGTAACGGAATCGAAGTAACCGCTTATATTCCCGGTATCGGACACAACTTGCAGGAACACTCTGTTGTTCTCGTAAGAGGCGGACGTGTTAAGGACCTCCCGGGTGTACGCTATCACATTATACGCGGTACTAAAGACGCTCTCGGTGTAGAAGACAGAAAACGAGGCCGCTCCAAGTACGGAGCCAAGAGGCCCAAGGCTTAG
- the rpsG gene encoding 30S ribosomal protein S7 — MGRGKITARRPVAPDSKYNSVVVTRFIGRMMLSGKKSITTKIMYDSFDKIKEKTGEEPLAVFSKALDNVKPVVEVKSRRVGGATYQVPMDIPEGRREALAMRWIIGAARKRSGHEMSERLASELIDAYNNTGTAFKKKEEVHRMAEANKAFAHFRW; from the coding sequence ATGGGTAGAGGAAAAATTACTGCAAGACGCCCTGTTGCTCCCGACAGCAAGTACAATAGCGTGGTAGTTACCCGCTTTATCGGAAGGATGATGCTTTCAGGTAAAAAGAGCATTACTACAAAGATCATGTACGATTCTTTTGATAAAATCAAGGAAAAGACCGGCGAAGAGCCATTGGCCGTTTTTTCGAAAGCCTTGGACAACGTAAAACCCGTTGTTGAAGTAAAATCCCGCCGAGTTGGAGGTGCCACTTATCAGGTTCCTATGGATATTCCGGAAGGAAGGCGAGAAGCCTTGGCTATGCGCTGGATTATCGGTGCTGCCCGAAAGCGAAGCGGTCATGAGATGTCCGAAAGATTGGCTTCAGAGCTGATCGATGCATACAACAACACTGGAACAGCTTTCAAAAAGAAAGAAGAAGTTCATAGAATGGCCGAAGCAAACAAAGCTTTTGCACACTTCAGGTGGTAG